The following proteins are encoded in a genomic region of Periophthalmus magnuspinnatus isolate fPerMag1 chromosome 23, fPerMag1.2.pri, whole genome shotgun sequence:
- the si:ch1073-398f15.1 gene encoding cardiomyopathy-associated protein 5 has translation MDSCTEDLSRAEEMTMLTHEDISEENIETCDEVENLQNSFLEAVHDENIQPKMQCLMMDSSFSMVTMQGEDSGIEWETTPSRCNTPWASEAGTLSADVNTVRATGPTPSAAYSAGKIIFVMDEELISRQKKTKEKGHGSKGKGGIPQDVILGSSDNISGRPELVGFSQPNVKADIDECEEEIRNQSEDKEQKLFRLVSEGSEILNIIVPSKMVTVDEEESKEIEDNLSYLEASSVVKANEEIHDQIFELQNEELQVPVHSDLGAAVSPPISAQSMDPPGAPVPKLSSKEPPNVDYFEAFTLIDAQAPGSPAVPEKEQSKAEEADRTLDNENSCQPKVTSSTIPLSPDEENEDDISLVEITSELLDEVFYGNPDNYNKTSDKANDNKRVPSRLSLKPTGATLFGSQEDILTPIYLPEGPPKIIDPILLEEPKALAFLYTDLYEEATGSRKKEEDTESLSSEKSFHSRHSDREARGYLEKYMLIDETPVLGAPQSENIHCPKDAPRIISQNVYEFEEMASKREKIQIPDSEEEVTDFFRSCADSSPCTFEPLSRLAEEDEDQTATKNKAKKNKKHVIVTENIPESTTDSLDEFPIDDPDWESAFDDVIAVPENEDNVQPHQQPLQHMDMQLPVAPPRQKASSRQKACLDLAPLTPVDIQEEMEAGAKEDREEEKETASPAETADEGDGEDTSKPFSEPASSQNTITPDEPTDGEIEPETKGVSNSQTEDTPFEENNETLEANVSENITTESTEEMTEENKTVPHDVAKETGKCIIL, from the exons ATGGATTCGTGTACAGAAGACCTTTCACGAGCAGAAGAAATGACAATGTTGACACATGAAGATATATCTGAAGAGAACATTGAGACTTGTGATGAAGTGGAAAATCTACAAAATAG TTTCCTTGAGGCTGTCCATGATGAAAATATTCAACCAAAGATGCAGTGTCTAATGATGGACTCATCCTTCTCCATGGTAACCATGCAAGGGGAAGACAGCGGCATTGAATGGGAGACAACTCCAAGTCGTTGCAATACACCCTGGGCATCTGAGGCTGGGACTCTCTCTGCAGACGTCAACACAGTCAGAGCCACGGGGCCTACTCCTTCAGCGGCCTATTCAGCCGGCaaaatcatttttgtcatggATGAAGAGTTAATCTcaagacaaaagaaaacaaaagaaaaaggacATGGGTCTAAAGGGAAAGGGGGCATACCACAAGACGTAATATTAGGAAGTTCTGACAACATCTCTGGTAGACCAGAACTTGTTGGTTTCTCCCAGCCCAATGTCAAAGCAGATATCGATGAATGTGAGGAAGAGATCAGAAATCAATCTGAAGATAAAGAGCAGAAGTTATTTAGGCTGGTATCTGAAGGTTCGGAGATTCTGAACATTATTGTCCCTTCTAAAATGGTGACAGTagatgaagaggagagcaaAGAAATAGAGGACAATTTGTCATATTTGGAGGCAAGTAGTGTTGTTAAAGCTAATGAGGAAATCCACGATCAAATATTCGAACTGCAGAATGAGGAGCTTCAAGTGCCAGTTCATTCAGACCTTGGCGCTGCAGTTAGTCCACCTATCAGTGCGCAGTCAATGGATCCACCAGGAGCCCCAGTACCCAAACTCTCATCAAAGGAACCCCCTAATGTGGATTATTTTGAAGCCTTCACATTGATTGATGCCCAGGCTCCAGGTAGCCCTGCTGTTCCTGAAAAAGAGCAGTCTAAAGCAGAAGAAGCTGATAGAACTCTGGACAATGAAAATTCTTGTCAGCCTAAAGTCACCAGCAGCACTATACCATTATCTCCAGATGAGGAAAATGAAGACGACATTAGTTTGGTAGAAATTACTAGTGAGCTACTGGACGAAGTCTTCTATGGCAACCCTGACAattacaataaaacatctgaTAAAGCTAATGACAATAAACGTGTACCTTCTAGACTTTCTTTAAAACCAACTGGTGCCACATTGTTTGGAAGCCAAGAAGATATTTTAACTCCAATCTACCTACCTGAAGGACCACCAAAGATTATTGACCCCATTTTGCTAGAGGAGCCCAAAGCTCTGGCCTTTCTTTACACAGATCTCTATGAAGAAGCAACAGGAAGTCGAAAAAAGGAAGAGGATACAGAGAGCCTGTCCTCTGAGAAATCATTTCACAGTAGGCATTCAGATAGAGAGGCCAGAGGTTACTTAGAGAAGTACATGCTAATAGATGAGACACCGGTATTAGGAGCACCACAAAGTGAAAATATCCACTGTCCTAAGGATGCACCCCGGATAATATCTCAAAATGTGTATGAATTTGAAGAAATGGCTTCCAAACGAGAAAAAATTCAAATACCAGATTCTGAAGAAGAAGTAACAGACTTCTTTAGATCTTGTGCTGATTCATCTCCATGTACCTTTGAGCCATTGTCACGTTTGGCTGAAGAGGATGAAGAtcaaacagcaacaaaaaacaaagcaaagaaGAACAAGAAACATGTAATAGTGACAGAAAATATACCAGAAAGCACGACAGACTCCCTTGATGAGTTTCCAATCGATGATCCTGATTGGGAAAGTGCTTTTGATGATGTTATAGCTGTGCCTGAAAATGAAGACAATGTGCAGCCACATCAGCAACCACTGCAGCACATGGATATGCAGCTGCCTGTTGCTCCTCCACGGCAGAAAGCCTCATCACGTCAGAAGGCTTGTCTTGACTTGGCACCTCTTACTCCTGTTGACATACAAGAGGAGATGGAAGCTGGTGCAAAAGAGGACcgtgaggaagagaaagaaacagcTTCCCCTGCTGAGACAGCTGATGAGGGAGATGGAGAAGACACAAGCAAGCCCTTTAGTGAGCCCGCCTCAtcacaaaatacaataacacCTGATGAACCAACTGATGGAGAAATTGAGCCAGAAACAAAAGGCGTGTCAAATTCCCAAACAGAGGATACACCTTTTgaagaaaacaatgaaacattAGAGGCAAATGTGTCAGAAAACATAACCACAGAGTCAACTGAAGAGATGACAGAAGAGAACAAAACAGTTCCACATGATGTAGCCAAAGAGACTGGGAAATGTATAATCCTTTAG
- the dtwd2 gene encoding tRNA-uridine aminocarboxypropyltransferase 2 has product MDSGVFCTSNNSGETEKRLCDNNSSVEADNVLEDAFGELTVLPVETEDRRPTCLRCRRPEKVCLCPFLPQQPLDVSTCLYIVQHPNEESRVLRTVPLLAACLPQDKCNVIVGRRFSEERYPDLATVCQDSKTLILYPGPNAQNLEEFDEEKLNTKHNVILIDGTWSQAKNMFLKNPMFHLPKQIQLNRVLSSQYVIRTQPSNICLSTLECAAVTLSILERNDNIQEVLLRPLRALCSFQLQHGAQIHHSKEHLLKTGMYDKPMPKNKRKIKRMEKLVNDRHICPR; this is encoded by the exons ATGGACAGCGGTGTGTTTTGTACGTCAAACAATTCTGGTGAAACAGAGAAAAGACTTTGTGATAATAATTCTTCAGTTGAGGCAGACAATGTGCTGGAGGACGCCTTTGGTGAGCTGACTGTCCTCCCTGTAGAGACCGAGGACAGAAGACCAACGTGTTTAAGATGCCG TCGTCCTGAGAaggtctgtctctgtccctttctTCCACAACAACCCCTTGATGTGTCCACGTGTTTATATATTGTGCAGCACCCTAATGAA GAAAGCAGAGTTCTTCGCACTGTGCCTCTTCTTGCTGCATGTTTGCCTCAGGATAAGTGTAATGTGATTGTGGGAAGAAGATTCAGTGAGGAAAG ATATCCAGATCTGGCTACAGTTTGTCAAGACAGCAAAACACTAATCCTGTACCCGGGACCAAATGCTCAGAATCTGGAGGAATTTGATGAAGAGAAGCTTAATACAAAACATAATGTTATTCTCATTGATGGTACTTGGAGCCAGGCCAAAAACATGTTCCTCAAAAATCCTATGTTCCATTTGCCCAAACAG atacagctcaacaGAGTTCTCTCAAGTCAGTACGTTATTCGGACTCAACCGTCTAATATTTGTCTCTCTACACTGGAATGTGCTGCTGTCACTTTGTCTATCCTTGAACGGAACGATAATATTCAAGAG GTCCTGTTGAGGCCATTACGAGCCCTCTGTTCTTTTCAGTTGCAACACGGTGCTCAGATTCATCACAGTAAGGAACATCTTCTTAAGACTGGCATGTATGACAAACCAATGCCCAAGAACAAACGCAAGATAAAACGCATGGAAAAACTTGTCAATGATCGTCATATTTGCCCCAGATGA